The segment AAAGAGATCATAGTCTCTGTTCTATATACTCCCTCTATATCATCTAGCTGAAATATGATTTCTTTGGCGTGCTGGGTGTTACGCGCCCGTATTTTGCAGAAAACATTAAATTTGCTTAGTAGTGACATGTGCAACGGTTACGAATGGAATATCATTTATTCTTTCCAGAACAAATTTTGTTTGGGAAGTATTTTTAAGGAATATACCAACATACGCTATAAACGCATACCCCAATTTTTCATAATTAAGAACCAAAGATGATCCTAAGATTATTTGAGCTTCTTCCATTTTCTTCACTCTCACATGAACTGTCCCTGCCGATATATTTAATTTTTTAGCTATATCTGTAAAAGGGGTCCTGGTATTCTCAATTAACATGTCGAGAATCTGGTGATCGGTATCGTCTAATTTATATTTTGCCATAACTCTTAATCTTTTTTAATGAAACACAAAAATAATACAAATTCGATAAATATTTAGTAGCGTTTTTCAATAATTTGCATAATTTATAATTAAAACTTCACTTTTAAGAAGAAGTTTATGAACTATATCGTTTTCGGCTGGTGTTTCCTTATTCCAATTTTGAAGTTCGTTTTTATTGCCTTCAATTTCTTTATGGCCAAAAAATGATAAGGACTCGCCAATTTTCTCTATTACAGCTGAAACATTATCCTGCCCTCCTCTAAAATTTCTCTGAATTGAATGGCTACATCCACAATCTTATCTTCTATACTTACATTCCTTAGAATCAAGTCATAAAACAGCTTGTCATTTTCTGGTATCTTGAAATATTCTGTATATTCTATATCGTCCATTTCTCCTGTAGCAATAGACAAAAGTGCAGTGACAAGAGATATAAAGATCAATTCCCGGGTTTTTTCCCTTGGGTAATCCTCAGGATAATGTCCAGCCTCAAAAAGTACAGTAGGAACGTTTAAAGTTTGAAAAGAATCTCCCGTACAATTAATATTGTATGAATCATCATACCTTCCAACCTGTCGAGGAATAGTTTGCTGCAAAATATTATTCATTGCAGCAATTAACTTCATTGAAATGATCCGGGAAGGAGCTACTGTACATTCCTCATCTAAAGCCGGAGTTAAAAATGAAACCGTTGCAATTACCTTATCCTGGCCTGCACTAAAAATAGTTCGTTGATCATGAAGGTTAAAACAAAAATCTGGCTGGAATTCTGAAAAGATTTGATTTAAAATCTGACTTTCAATCTGGGATTTTTGGTGGGCGTCACGATTTAAATCAATTCCATTAGCGTTAATCCGGGTATATGCCCGCGCACCATCTGGATTAAGCATTGGAATAATAGTGATTGTAAAATGCTCTTCTATAATTTTAACCGCCGGATCATCAGGAAAGGAAGAAAAAAGTTTAGGAGATCAAAAACTGCTTTTGTGGTTGTGGATTCATTTCCGTGCATTTGAGACCAGGCAAGGATTTTTTTGGCCCCCTTACCAAATTCTACAATTTTAATAGAAGCTTCGAGGGTAGATTTACCAATCTCCCTAATTTTTAATGAAGACTTCAGCCTTTCAAGAATTGGTTCAATATGCTCAGCAGTGATATACCTGCCATACAATTTTCCTACTTTAATTTGGGAATATTTATTTGCTACGTCTGAGATGAATAATGAGGTCGTTTCCATAGTTTACAAAAGTAAATAAAGCAAATTTTACAATTGTAAACAAGGAAATTTAGGCTTATCGTTTACAGAAGTAAACAACATCCTTTAAATTTGACTTCTTAACTTTGGAAATAATCCTAAAGCAATATTATATAGCTCTATTTCATTAATATTTAGATCATTAGTATTACCTATCTTAAGTATTTGAATAAGCGCTTAAGATATGTTTACAAATGTATATCTGGTTTCATTATATTTATTATTACATTTGTAAACTACTAATAAGAGTAATTTATTTACAATGGTAAACAGTGAAAATTTCAGTTTAAGACTTCAAAAGATACTGGAGTATTACGATATTTCTGCTGCTACTTTTGCTGATGCAATCGACGTAGGACGCTCTTCTATATCGCATATACTTTCAGGAAGAAATAAACCCAGCCTGGACTTTGTCTTAAAAATTGTTCAGGCATATCCCGAAGTGGAATTATATTGGCTGCTTAATGGAAAAGGAAGTTTTCCATCCAAAGGAAATACTTCTGTGCCATCTGAAAAAGCTAATCAACCCACGCCTAACACTTCCACTTCTTCTGCTATACAGGAGAAGCTTAGTGATAGAAAAAGAAAATCACACTGGTTCTACAATAACTGAAAGATCGGGTAAGGGAAAAGCCATTCAAAAGATCGTTTTCTTCTATACTGATGGTAGTTTTGATGCCTTTGAAAATTGAATTTCCTGATTAAATAGCTTTATTTTGTAGAAAGTTATAAAAGCTTTGCCCCGAGACTAATCAGATTATTTAAATAATGAAGAATTACCCATACCTAATACTTCTTTTAATGCTTTTTACTGCCTGTTATTCTCCCGAAAGGGACTGTGATCGCTTCAAAACAGGAACCTTTCAGTTTGAATCTTATTTAAACGGAGAAATGATAACATCCACCTTTGTAAGGAATGATTCTATAGAAATAGATCATTTTAGAGGAAAAACCGACACTTCTTCGGTGCGGTGGATAAATAACTGCGAGTACATACTAAAAAATCTCAATCCTAAAAATCGTGCAGAGAGGCAGCCTATCCACATGAAAATCCTAACAACGAGTAAAGACTCATATACCTTTGAATACGGTCTTGTGGGTGAGAGCAATAAGAAAAAAGGAGAGGTAAAAAAACTACAGGATTAATTCTTGCTGTTCCCTCTCTTTAAAATCTCATTTTGTTCCTGCAATAGATCATTTAAATT is part of the Antarcticibacterium sp. 1MA-6-2 genome and harbors:
- a CDS encoding helix-turn-helix transcriptional regulator, encoding MVNSENFSLRLQKILEYYDISAATFADAIDVGRSSISHILSGRNKPSLDFVLKIVQAYPEVELYWLLNGKGSFPSKGNTSVPSEKANQPTPNTSTSSAIQEKLSDRKRKSHWFYNN
- a CDS encoding DNA topoisomerase IV, translated to MKNYPYLILLLMLFTACYSPERDCDRFKTGTFQFESYLNGEMITSTFVRNDSIEIDHFRGKTDTSSVRWINNCEYILKNLNPKNRAERQPIHMKILTTSKDSYTFEYGLVGESNKKKGEVKKLQD